A stretch of Grus americana isolate bGruAme1 chromosome 24, bGruAme1.mat, whole genome shotgun sequence DNA encodes these proteins:
- the KCNJ1 gene encoding ATP-sensitive inward rectifier potassium channel 1, with protein sequence MFNYLRKRFTSRIRERSRRRARLVSKDGRCNIEFGNVEQSRFVFLIDIWTTILDLKWRYKMTIFISAFLGSWFLFGLLWYVVAYIHKDLPEFNPSINHTPCVENINGLTSAFLFSLETQVTIGYGFRCVTEQCATAIFLLIFQSILGVIINSFMCGAILAKISRSKNRAKTITFSKNAVISKRGGKLCLLIRVANLRKSLLIGSHIYGKLLKTTITPEGETIILDQVNIEFVVDAGNENLFFISPLTIYHIIDKNSPFFHMAAETILQQDFELVVFLDGTVEATSATCQVRTSYIPEEVLWGYRFAPIVSKTKEGKYRVDFQNFSKTVAVETPHCAFCLYNEKEAKAKEKKGYDNPGFVLSEVSETSDTKM encoded by the coding sequence ATGTTCAACTACCTCCGGAAACGCTTTACCAGCCGCATCAGAGAACGAAGCCGGCGGAGGGCAAGGCTCGTCTCTAAAGATGGAAGGTGTAACATAGAGTTTGGCAATGTAGAACAGTCAAGGTTTGTCTTTTTGATTGATATATGGACAACTATCCTGGATCTCAAATGGAGATACAAAATGACTATCTTCATTTCAGCATTCTTAGGCAGCTGGTTTCTATTTGGTCTCCTCTGGTATGTTGTGGCATACATACACAAAGATCTTCCAGAATTCAATCCTTCCATAAATCACACCCCCTGTGTTGAGAATATCAATGGCCTGACTTCAGCTTTCCTGTTCTCCTTGGAGACCCAGGTAACCATCGGCTATGGCTTCAGATGTGTCACAGAACAATGTGCCACTGCCATTTTCCTGCTCATCTTCCAGTCTATCTTGGGGGTAATCATCAATTCGTTTATGTGTGGTGCCATCTTGGCCAAGATATCAAGGTCCAAAAACCGGGCTAAGACTATCACCTTCAGCAAGAATGCTGTCATCAGCAAACGTGGTGGGAAGCTCTGCCTCCTTATTCGGGTGGCAAACCTCAGGAAGAGTCTGCTGATCGGGAGTCACATCTATGGAAAACTTCTGAAGACCACCATCACTCCAGAAGGAGAGACAATCATTTTGGACCAGGTCAACATAGAATTTGTAGTTGATGCTGGCAATGAGAATCTCTTCTTCATTTCCCCATTAACTATTTATCATATCATAGATAAGAATAGCCCATTCTTCCACATGGCAGCAGAAACCATTCTGCAGCAAGATTTTGAATTGGTGGTGTTTTTAGACGGTACTGTTGAAGCCACTAGTGCTACCTGTCAGGTGAGGACATCCTACATCCCAGAAGAGGTGCTCTGGGGTTATCGCTTTGCTCCCATTGTGTCCAAGACCAAAGAAGGGAAATACAGAGTAGACTTCCAGAACTTCAGCAAGACAGTGGCTGTGGAGACTCCCCATTGTGCCTTCTGTCTCTACAATGAGAAAGAAGCTAAagccaaagagaagaaaggttATGACAATCCTGGTTTTGTCTTGTCAGAAGTTAGTGAAACCAGTGACACAAAAATGTAG